In Macaca fascicularis isolate 582-1 chromosome X, T2T-MFA8v1.1, one DNA window encodes the following:
- the HCFC1 gene encoding host cell factor 1 isoform X7 — protein sequence MASAVSPANSPAVLLQPRWKRVVGWSGPVPRPRHGHRAVAIKELIVVFGGGNEGIVDELHVYNTATNQWFIPAVRGDIPPGCAAYGFVCDGTRLLVFGGMVEYGKYSNDLYELQASRWEWKRLKAKTPKNGPPPCPRLGHSFSLVGNKCYLFGGLANDSEDPKNNIPRYLNDLYILELRPGSGVVAWDIPITYGVLPPPRESHTAVVYTEKDNKKSKLVIYGGMSGCRLGDLWTLDIDTLTWNKPSLSGVAPLPRSLHSATTIGNKMYVFGGWVPLVMDDVKVATHEKEWKCTNTLACLNLDTMAWETILMDTLEDNIPRARAGHCAVAINTRLYIWSGRDGYRKAWNNQVCCKDLWYLETEKPPPPARVQLVRANTNSLEVSWGAVATADSYLLQLQKYDIPATAATATSPTPNPVPSVPANPPKSPAPAAAAPAVQPLTQVGITLLPQAAPAPPTTTTIQVLPTVPGSSISVPTAARTQGVPAVLKVTGPQATTGTPLVTMRPTSQAGKAPVTVTSLPAGVRMVVPTQSAQGTVIGSSPQMSGMAALAAAAAATQKIPPSSAPTVLSVPAGTTIVKTMAVTPGTTTLPATVKVASSPVMVSNPATRMLKTAAAQVGTSVSSATNTSTRPIITVHKSGTVTVAQQAQVVTTVVGGVTKTITLVKSPISVPGGSALISNLGKVMSVVQTKPVQTSAVTGQASTGPVTQIIQTKGPLPAGTILKLVTSADGKPTTIITTTQASGAGTKPTILGISSVSPSTTKPGTTTIIKTIPMSAIITQAGATGAAGAALTEPVFPGPPLSHPGVTSSPGIKSPITIITTKVMTSGTGAPAKIITAVPKIATGHGQQGVTQVVLKGAPGQPGTILRTVPMGGVRLVTPVTVSAVKPAVTTLVVKGTTGVTTLGTVTGTVSTSLAGAGGHSTSASLATPITTLGTIATLSSQVINPTAITVSAAQTTLTAAGGLTTPTITMQPVSQPTQVTLITAPSGVEAQPVHDLPVSILASPTTEQPTATVTIADSGQGDVQPGTVTLVCSNPPCETHETGTTNTATTTVVANLGGHPQPTQVQFVCDRQEAAASLVTSTVGQQNGSVVRVCSNPPCETHETGTTNTATTATSNMAGQHGCSNPPCETHETGTTNTATTAMSSVGANHQRDARRACAAGTPAVIRISVATGALEAAQGSKPQCQTRQTSTTSTTMTVMATGAPCSAGPLLGPSMAREPGGRGPAFVQLAPLSSKVRLSSPGSKDLPAGRHSHVANTTAMARSSMGAGEPRTAPACESLQGGSPSTTVTVTALEALLCPSATVTQVCSNPPCETHETGTTNTATTSNAGSAQRVCSNPPCETHETGTTHTATTATSNGGTGQPEGGQQPPAGHPCETHQTTSTGTTMSVSMGALLPDATSSHRTLESGLEVAAAPSVTPQAGTALLAPFPTQRVCSNPPCETHETGTTHTATTVTSNMSSNQDPPPAASDQGEVESTQGDSVNITSSSAITTTVSSTLTRAVTTVTQSTPVPGPSVPISSMTETAPRALTTEVPIPAKITVTIANTETSDMPFSAVDILQPPEELQVSPGPRQQLPPRQLLQSASTALMGESTEVLSASQTPELPAAVDLSSTGEPSSGQESASSAVVATVVVQPPPPVQSEVDQLSLPQELMAEAQAGTTTLMVTGLTPEELAVTAAAEAAAQAAATEEAQALAIQAVLQAAQQAVMGTGEPMDTSEAAATVTQAELGHLSAEGQEGQATTIPIVLTQQELAALVQQQQLQEAQAQQQHHHLPTEALAPADSLNDPAIESNCLNELAGTVPSTVALLPSTATESLAPSNTFVAPQPVVVASPAKLQAAATLTEVANGIESLGVKPDLPPPPSKAPMKKENQWFDVGVIKGTNVMVTHYFLPPDDAVPSDDDSGTVPDYNQLKKQELQPGTAYKFRVAGINACGRGPFSEISAFKTCLPGFPGAPCAIKISKSPDGAHLTWEPPSVTSGKIIEYSVYLAIQSSQAGGELKSSTPAQLAFMRVYCGPSPSCLVQSSSLSNAHIDYTTKPAIIFRIAARNEKGYGPATQVRWLQETSKDSSGTKPANKRPMSSPEMKSAPKKSKADGQ from the exons ATGGCTTCGGCCGTGTCGCCCGCCAACTCGCCAGCGGTGCTCCTGCAGCCCCGCTGGAAGCGAGTGGTGGGCTGGTCGGGTCCGGTGCCGCGGCCCCGCCACGGCCACCGCGCCGTGGCCATCAAGGAGCTCATCGTGGTGTTTGGCGGCGGCAACGAGGGAATAGTGGACGAACTGCACGTGTACAACACGG cAACCAACCAGTGGTTCATCCCAGCCGTGAGGGGGGACATTCCCCCTGGGTGTGCAGCCTATGGCTTCGTGTGTGACGGGACTCGCCTCCTGGTGTTTGGCGGGATGGTGGAGTATGGAAAATACAGCAATGACCTCTACGAGCTCCAG GCGAGCCGGTGGGAGTGGAAGAGACTCAAAGCAAAGACGCCCAAAAACGGGCCCCCTCCATGTCCTCGGCTCGGGCACAGCTTCTCCCTCGTGGGCAACAAATGCTACCTGTTTGGGGGTCTGGCCAATGATAGCGAGGACCCAAAGAACAACATTCCGAG GTACCTGAATGACTTATATATCCTGGAATTACGGCCAGGCTCCGGAGTGGTAGCCTGGGATATCCCCATCACTTATGGGGTCCTACCACCACCCCGGGAGTCACATACTGCCGTGGTCTACACCGAGAAAGACAACAAGAAGTCCAAGCTGGTGATCTACGGCGGGATGAGTGGCTGCAGGCTGGGGGACCTGTGGACCCTAGATATTG ACACACTGACGTGGAATAAGCCCAGTCTCAGCGGGGTGGCGCCTCTTCCTCGCAGTCTCCACTCGGCAACCACCATCGGAAATAA AATGTACGTGTTTGGTGGCTGGGTGCCTCTCGTCATGGATGACGTCAAAGTGGCCACACACGAGAAGGAGTGGAAGTGTACCAACACGCTGGCTTGTCTCAACCTGG ATACCATGGCCTGGGAGACGATCCTGATGGATACACTGGAGGACAACATCCCCCGCGCTCGGGCTGGCCACTGCGCAGTCGCCATCAACACTCGCTTGTACATTTGGAGTGGGCGTGACGGCTACCGCAAGGCCTGGAACAACCAGGTCTGCTGCAAGGACCTCTGGTACCTAGAGACAG AaaagccaccacccccagcccgaGTACAGCTGGTACGCGCCAACACCAACTCCCTGGAGGTGAGCTGGGGGGCAGTGGCAACAGCCGACAGCTACCTTCTCCAGCTCCAGAAATATGACATTCCTGCCACGGCCGCTACTGCCACCTCCCCTACGCCCAATCCGGTCCCATCTGTGCCTGCCAACCCTCCCAAGAGCCCTGCCCCAGCAGCAGCCGCACCTGCTGTGCAGCCGCTGACCCAAGTAGGCATCACGCTCCTGCCCCAGGCTGCCCCTGCGCCCCcgaccaccaccaccatccaggTCTTGCCGACGGTGCCTGGCAGCTCCATTTCTGTGCCCACTGCAGCCAGGACTCAAG GTGTCCCTGCTGTTCTCAAAGTGACCGGTCCTCAGGCTACAACAGGAACTCCATTGGTCACCATGCGACCTACCAGCCAGGCCGGGAAAGCCCCTGTCACCGTGACCTCCCTGCCTGCTGGAGTGCGGATGGTTGTGCCAACGCAGAGTGCCCAGGGGACG GTGATTGGCAGTAGCCCACAGATGAGTGGGATGGCCGCACTGGCCGCTGCGGCTGCTGCCACCCAGAAGATCCCCCCTTCCTCGGCACCCACGGTGCTGAGTGTCCCAGCGGGCACCACCATCGTGAAGACCATGGCTGTGACACCTGGCACTACCACCCTCCCAGCCACTGTGAAGGTGGCCTCCTCGCCAGTCATG GTGAGCAACCCTGCCACTCGCATGCTGAAGACTGCAGCTGCCCAGGTGGGGACATCGGTTTCCTCCGCCACCAACACGTCTACCCGCCCTATCATCACAGTGCACAAGTCAGGCACTGTGACAGTGGCCCAGCAAGCCCAGGTGGTGACCACAGTCGTGGGCGGGGTCACCAAGACCATCACCCTGGTGAAGAGCCCCATCTCTGTCCCAGGAGGCAGCGCTCTG ATTTCCAATCTGGGCAAAGTGATGTCGGTGGTCCAGACCAAACCAGTTCAGACTTCAGCAGTCACAGGCCAGGCGTCCACGGGTCCTGTGACTCAGATCATCCAG ACCAAAGGGCCTCTGCCAGCGGGAACAATCCTGAAGCTGGTGACCTCAGCAGATGGCAagcccaccaccatcatcactaccacgcAGGCCAGTGGGGCGGGGACCAAGCCCACCATCCTGGGCATCAGTAGCGTCTCCCCCAGTACCACCAAGCCCGGCACAACCACCATCATCAAAACCATCCCCATGTCGGCCATCATCACCCAGGCGGGCGCCACCG GGGCAGCAGGGGCAGCCCTCACAGAACCTGTGTTCCCTGGGCCCCCACTCTCCCATCCAGGTGTGACCAGCAGTCCTGGCATCAAGTcccccatcaccatcatcaccaccaagGTGATGACTTCAGGAACTGGAGCACCTGCCAAAATCATCACTGCTGTCCCCAAAATTGCCACTGGTCATGGGCAGCAGGGAGTGACGCAG GTGGTGCTTAAGGGGGCCCCGGGACAGCCAGGCACCATTCTCCGCACTGTGCCCATGGGGGGTGTTCGCCTAGTCACACCCGTCACCGTCTCCGCTGTCAAGCCAGCTGTCACCACGTTGGTTGTGAAAGGCACCACAG GTGTCACGACCCTAGGCACAGTGACAGGCACGGTCTCCACCAGCCTTGCCGGGGCAGGGGGCCACAGCACCAGTGCTTCCCTGGCCACGCCCATCACCACCTTGGGCACCATCGCCACCCTCTCAAGCCAGGTGATCAACCCCACTGCCATCACTGTGTCTGCCGCACAGACCACGCTGACAGCGGCAGGCGGGCTCACGACCCCAACCATCACCATGCAG CCCGTGTCCCAGCCCACCCAGGTAACTCTGATCACGGCACCCAGTGGGGTGGAGGCTCAGCCTGTGCACGACCTCCCTGTGTCCATTCTGGCCTCCCCGACTACAGAACAGCCCACTGCCACAGTCACCATTGCCGACTCAGGCCAGGGTGATGTGCAGCCTGGCACTGTCACCTTGGTGTGCTCCAACCCACCCTGTGAGACCCACGAGACTGGCACCACCAACACAGCAACCACCACTGTTGTGGCTAACCTTGGGGGACACCCCCAGCCCACCCAAGTGCAGTTCGTCTGTGACAGACAGGAGGCAGCTGCTTCTCTTGTGACCTCGACTGTGGGGCAGCAGAATGGTAGTGTGGTTCGAGTCTGCTCAAACCCACCCTGCGAGACCCATGAGACGGGCACCACCAACACCGCCACCACCGCCACCTCCAACATGGCCGGGCAGCATGGCTGCTCAAACCCACCCTGCGAGACCCATGAGACAGGCACCACCAACACTGCCACTACAGCCATGTCAAGTGTCGGCGCCAACCACCAGCGAGATGCCCGTCGGGCCTGTGCAGCCGGCACCCCTGCCGTGATCCGGATCAGTGTGGCCACTGGGGCGCTGGAGGCAGCTCAGGGCTCTAAGCCCCAGTGCCAAACCCGCCAGACCAGCACGACCAGCACCACCATGACTGTGATGGCCACCGGGGCCCCGTGCTCGGCCGGCCCACTCCTTGGGCCAAGCATGGCACGGGAACCTGGGGGCCGTGGCCCTGCTTTTGTGCAGTTGGCCCCTCTGAGTAGCAAAGTCAGGCTGAGCAGCCCAGGCAGCAAGGACCTGCCCGCGGGGCGCCACAGCCATGTGGCCAACACCACTGCCATGGCCCGTTCCAGCATGGGTGCTGGGGAGCCCCGCACGGCACCTGCGTGCGAGAGCCTCCAGGGTGGCTCGCCTAGCACCACAGTGACTGTGACGGCCCTGGAGGCACTGCTGTGCCCCTCGGCCACCGTGACCCAAGTCTGCTCCAACCCACCATGTGAGACCCACGAGACAGGCACCACCAACACCGCCACTACCTCGAATGCAGGCAGCGCCCAGAGGGTGTGCTCCAACCCACCATGCGAAACCCACGAGACAGGCACCACCCACACGGCCACCACCGCCACTTCAAACGGGGGCACGGGCCAGCCCGAGGGTGGGCAACAGCCCCCTGCTGGTCACCCCTGTGAGACACACCAGACCACTTCCACCGGCACCACCATGTCAGTCAGCATGGGCGCCCTACTTCCCGACGCCACTTCTTCCCACAGGACCCTGGAGTCTGGTCTGGAGGTGGCGGCGGCGCCCAGCGTCACCCCCCAGGCTGGCACCGCACTGCTGGCTCCTTTCCCAACGCAGAGGGTGTGCTCCAACCCCCCCTGTGAGACCCACGAGACGGGCACCACTCACACGGCCACCACTGTCACTTCCAACATGAGCTCAAACCAAG ACCCCCCACCCGCTGCCAGCGATCAGGGAGAGGTGGAGAGCACCCAGGGCGACAGCGTGAACATCACCAGCTCCAGTGCCATCACAACAACTGTGTCCTCCACACTGACGCGGGCTGTGACCACTGTGACGCAGTCCACGCCGGTCCCGGGCCCCTCCGTGCCG ATTTCATCAATGACTGAGACTGCCCCAAGGGCTCTGACTACTGAAGTCCCCATCCCGGCCAAAATAACAGTGACCATAGCCAACACAGAAACTTCTGACATGCCCTTCTCTGCTGTTGACATCCTGCAGCCCCCAGAGGAACTCCAGGTGTCACCAGGGCCTCGCCAGCAGCTGCCGCCACGGCAGCTTCTACAGTCGGCTTCCACAGCCCTGATGGGGGAGTCCACTGAGGTCCTGTCAGCCTCCCAGACCCCTGAGCTCCCAGCCGCCGTGGATCTGAGCAGCACAGGGGAGCCATCTTCGGGCCAGGAGTCTGCCAGCTCTGCGGTGGTGGCCACTGTGGTGGTCCAGCCACCCCCACCTGTGCAGTCTGAAGTAGACCAGTTATCACTTCCCCAAGAGTTAATGGCCGAGGCCCAAGCCGGCACCACCACCCTCATGGTAACGGGGCTCACCCCTGAGGAGCTGGCAGTGACTGCCGCTGCAGAAGCAGCCGCCCAGGCCGCAGCCACGGAGGAAGCCCAGGCCCTGGCCATCCAGGCGGTGCTCCAGGCCGCACAGCAGGCCGTCATGG GCACTGGCGAGCCTATGGACACCTCTGAGGCAGCAGCAACCGTGACGCAGGCAGAGCTGGGGCACCTGTCAGCCGAGGGTCAGGAGGGCCAGGCCACCACCATCCCTATTGTGCTGACACAGCAGGAGCTGGCTGCCCtggtgcagcagcagcagctacaggaggcccaggcccagcagcagcatcaccaccTCCCCACTGAGGCCCTGGCCCCTGCCGACAGTCTCAACGACCCGGCCATTGAGAGCAACTGCCTCAATGAGCTGGCCGGCACAGTCCCCAGCACTGTGGCGCTGCTGCCCTCAACGGCCACTGAGA GCCTGGCCCCATCCAACACATTTGTGGCCCCCCAGCCGGTTGTGGTGGCCAGCCCAGCCAAGCTGCAGGCTGCAGCTACCCTGACTGAAGTGGCCAATGGCATCGAGTCCCTGGGTGTG AAGCCGGACCTGCCACCCCCACCCAGCAAAGCCCCCATGAAGAAGGAGAACCAGTGGTTTGATGTAGGGGTCATTAAGGGCACCAATGTAATGGTGACACACTATTTCCTGCCACCAGATGATGCTGTCCCATCAGAC GATGATTCGGGCACCGTCCCCGACTATAACCAGCTGAAGAAGCAGGAGCTGCAGCCAGGCACAGCCTATAAGTTTCGTGTTGCCGGAATCAATGCCTGTGGCCGGGGGCCCTTCAGCGAAATCTCAGCCTTTAAGACGTGTCTGCCTGGTTTCCCAGGGGCCCCTTGTGCCATTAAAATCAGCAAA AGTCCGGACGGTGCTCACCTCACCTGGGAGCCACCCTCTGTGACCTCCGGCAAGATCATCGAGTACTCGGTGTACCTGGCCATCCAGAGCTCACAGGCTGGGGGCGAGCTCAAGAGCTCCACCCCGGCCCAGCTGGCCTTCATGCGGGTGTACTGCgggcccagcccctcctgcctGGTGCAGTCCTCCAGCCTCTCCAACGCCCACATCGACTATACCACCAAGCCCGCCATCATCTTCCGCATCGCCGCCCGCAATGAGAAGGGCTATGGCCCAGCCACACAAGTGAGGTGGCTGCAGG aAACCAGTAAAGACAGCTCTGGCACCAAGCCGGCCAACAAGCGGCCCATGTCCTCTCCAGAAAT GAAATCTGCTCCAAAGAAATCTAAGGCCGATGGTCAGTGA